A single genomic interval of Primulina huaijiensis isolate GDHJ02 chromosome 7, ASM1229523v2, whole genome shotgun sequence harbors:
- the LOC140981847 gene encoding uncharacterized protein, producing the protein MVRAYSQEHTYKHPWERVTAASWRKFADPENKHTLSHILEVDTLNHKLEPSTGKLYTTRALTIHAPGPWFVRKIIGQDICHCVESTVVDGKARSMQLATRNISLQKFVEVEEKIRYEPHPENPNGWTICRQETSIRIKPLSALASMAEKVEQKCVEKFQQNSAKGREVMERMCMYLEAESSGMSV; encoded by the coding sequence ATGGTTAGAGCCTATTCTCAAGAACACACTTACAAGCACCCATGGGAGCGAGTAACTGCTGCATCATGGCGCAAATTTGCAGATCCTGAGAACAAGCATACCCTATCTCACATCCTTGAAGTCGACACATTGAATCACAAGCTTGAACCTAGCACTGGAAAACTTTACACGACTCGAGCTCTCACAATTCATGCTCCGGGACCATGGTTTGTTCGTAAAATAATTGGCCAAGACATCTGCCATTGTGTTGAATCAACCGTAGTTGATGGAAAAGCTCGGTCTATGCAACTTGCCACACGTAACATTAGTCTCCAAAAGTTCGTCGAAGTGGAGGAAAAGATAAGATATGAGCCTCACCCTGAGAATCCAAACGGATGGACGATATGCAGGCAAGAAACTAGCATACGCATAAAACCCTTGTCGGCATTAGCTTCGATGGCAGAGAAAGTAGAGCAAAAATGTGTGGAGAAGTTTCAGCAAAACAGTGCCAAGGGTAGAGAAGTTATGGAAAGGATGTGCATGTATCTTGAAGCTGAATCCAGTGGAATGTCCGTctga
- the LOC140981556 gene encoding uncharacterized protein encodes MEIAYGTWESSVKLLPKYMCALSKYNPGTAVEWKHLRANTEMSKTLNYVFWAFKPCVDGFWNCRKIISVNGTHLYTKYKHKMLIGVTLDANNQILPLAFAIVXYKLHVLSTTRYSRLKTLTK; translated from the coding sequence ATGGAAATTGCTTATGGTACATGGGAGAGCTCCGTTAAATTGCTTCCAAAATATATGTGTGCTTTGTCCAAATATAATCCGGGAACAGCTGTGGAGTGGAAGCATCTCAGAGCCAACACTGAAATGAGTAAGACACTGAACTATGTTTTCTGGGCATTCAAGCCGTGTGTTGATGGGTTTTGGAATTGTCGGAAAATAATAAGTGTCAATGGTACACACTTGTACACAAAATACAAGCACAAAATGTTGATCGGTGTCACTCTGGATGCGAACAATCAGATTCTACCGCTAGCATTTGCTATTGTGGANTACAAACTGCATGTGCTATCCACGACACGGTACTCACGCCTGAAAACTCTTACTAAATAA